In Heterodontus francisci isolate sHetFra1 unplaced genomic scaffold, sHetFra1.hap1 HAP1_SCAFFOLD_51_2, whole genome shotgun sequence, a single window of DNA contains:
- the LOC137363030 gene encoding histone H2B type 1-M-like — protein sequence AKKTLNKPSTKGGKKRRKESYSIYIYKVMKQVHPDTGISSKAMSIMNSFVNDVFERIAGEASRLAHYNNHQLRVIQTAVRLLLPGELAKHAVSEGTKAVTKYTSSK from the coding sequence gccaagaaaaccttaaataaaccgtcaacaaagggcggcaagaagcggaggaaggagagttactccatctacatctacaaagtgatgaagcaggttcatcccgacaccggcatctcctccaaggccatgagcatcatgaactcgtttgtgaatgatgttttcgagcgcatcgcgggtgaggcttcccgcctggcccattacaacaaccatcagctccgggtgatccagaccgccgtgcgcctgctgctgcccggggagctggccaagcacgccgtgtcggaagggacaaaggcggtgaccaagtacaccagctccaagtaa